The proteins below are encoded in one region of Paenibacillus albus:
- a CDS encoding cysteine-rich CWC family protein, translated as MSDGSEPKPIYVAASECPLCRQSNRCEGNESCWCSREKFPKELIALVPEELQGKACICEKCLHAFTR; from the coding sequence ATGAGCGACGGGAGTGAGCCTAAGCCGATCTATGTGGCGGCGTCGGAATGTCCGCTGTGCCGGCAATCGAACCGGTGCGAGGGCAATGAATCGTGCTGGTGCAGCAGGGAGAAGTTTCCGAAGGAGCTGATCGCGCTCGTGCCGGAGGAGCTCCAGGGGAAGGCGTGCATCTGCGAGAAGTGTTTGCATGCTTTTACTAGATGA